A single Carassius carassius chromosome 3, fCarCar2.1, whole genome shotgun sequence DNA region contains:
- the alpk3b gene encoding titin homolog isoform X3: MSSRRLLNRSLSSDGRSSYGGSDISSQNRRAGCRSYLSSVRSESSYAGHRFSQFKPSRSTLCSVMAQLTEEIQPSFETTFKSKAVSEDTNVKFSCVVSGHPVPEVTWYKDDEQLDRYCGLPKYEISRDDKTHTLQIYNCTLEDAAIYQASAQNSRGIVSCSGVLEVGTMSEYKIHQNYFAKLKLRNENRRREQEEPSNAGKENVPAALENVRLSSPERAQRKRRSPMENRAAGSPSEEKAMEVDALSPTAPVQESAAASVHEISNCEMITNRDKDGQGITYIHDTMHNASSKQTNEHYVKKKIKISTEATEGIKENRQAGRREEIMNESGTSTEKMEVQNTVDQIISVTEYENKMDITDRQISEKQSVKVNKSASKESKRIQGAQTASVSESRNKMDKTDTRKGEKTSAHMSKSVSEESKIAQGAQITSATESKIKMDKATEKKSEREKEMVSEKTKGAQGVQMTESRIKMDIKTNKNQKFSVNANKSFSGEPERAQGAHIASESRNKIGITVTKTNEKLPVKVCKSALEESKRAHHASVTESRNKMDITVKKMNEKQSEKVNKGVSEEPKSAQIVSVTESSSKMDIKDTKKNEKQSEKVNKSVSEESKRAQGVQIVTVTESSNNIDITDTKKNYKQSEKAKERSSESKRVQKPITTQKRLPLKFSMTTQTNKVFENTKLTKSTDNGTSNLQPQALDTIQNCNPRVTDNKFVDLDDHRNKTPVGTYVRIFPHSCGGDDVNVDTGERNASACSLRSLSAGNTCPQPTEPPICGDVPPFHKEAHTDIKQPPSLIHEVTASVTETLSSCHLASQGKKLRTGDQSVASTKSSTLVSELQNTQPSEKISSGHISHMLQDGQVTTAMSSSLGDDTLTNMCEKDSKSESRLINESDKLKGETKFASVSKEKSTANSNHFTNQVIVTEFVQFHTTNSDVLQPQTMNDSSISNVQMKDNKAQEWQSTCLESTDNVAKVDIQEQSNVTISELPILTHQKAKDHSGPSTFLSQRSKVLPTEFTIPTIYITDVDSTSQNSTETEHTVDAVETRTEMNTVTANVTNSNTIMQVGNISECTETTNKTTAVLESESLRDEKLDFSPHSQHPKVNKPHQQPLTQEKLIQGPESSHCVTDFVASDLIRLKDVTMQHNSADKIIKTNEADLAENFIKQLKLAALDLDLSTTDKINAAPHLNVKENLKCGEEVNFAVTELNTCKVTIPSKTTDQVFNTTAVHSELATKTDQKTTLPRIKTEKSETGMTVCFEEAKRDSYQGDNLSLKTQPASLVQSVSNSPSKTSLETHSPCFTRRTVQADLPKPAGNENVKPKSAEKEKENQFKVPQVIRKIRPEVFDASGHLKLWCQFFNIVSDSTIKWYKDEVEIAEIKRSAGDETQVCLAIIQMSKRDCGVYRCTITNEYGKDFTEYLLSTEFLSNMFLRQELKEVGEEIEMTPLIFSKGLADAGCWGSKFYGRVTTEEAQVGLGCEHKTRWLKVIYGLDPVFESGSSCFMKVRSPIAYESREETVLAERNLQITKQDCRIQNMAREYFKIFATETRVIESFGAALEVIPLYFMYLPASSIPYATVEAELKGVYLRYCGLDRSGSLVFNEKLEVAQKCSCLQHWIYQWTSGNVLFSRLEGVDTILTNIGIAVRSKGWVSVSTCKTIHSGFLMVIFILLHPILTHGNYTAFRSFSAILFKEKNHIYINAVLLKVVLKNVCITVSINILSNKTVVNCNNNMKCFLNT, encoded by the exons ATGAGTTCCAGAAGGCTGCTGAACCGTTCGCTCTCAAGTGATGGAAGATCTTCCTACGGTGGCAGTGATATCAGCTCTCAGAATAGAAGAGCTGGCTGTAGGAGCTACCTGAGCAGTGTTCGATCTGAAAGCAG CTATGCTGGTCATAGATTCTCTCAGTTCAAGCCATCCAG AAGCACTCTCTGCAGTGTCATGGCCCAATTAACTGAGGAGATACAGCCATCATTTGAGACCACATTCAAATCCAAAGCTGTGTCTGAAGACACTAACGTCAAGTTCAGCTGTGTGGTCTCAG GCCACCCAGTCCCTGAGGTGACGTGGTACAAAGATGATGAACAGCTGGACAGATACTGCGGCCTTCCTAAATATGAAATTTCACGTGATGACAAGACGCATACACTCCAGATATACAA CTGTACTCTGGAGGATGCTGCAATTTACCAAGCATCAGCACAGAACAGTCGAGGCATCGTGTCATGTTCAGGGGTCTTGGAGGTGGGAACAATGAGTGAGTACAAGATTCATCAAAATTACTTTGCAAAGCTTAAACTGCGAAATGAGAACCGGCGTCGAGAGCAGGAGGAGCCCAGCAATGCAGGCAAAGAGAATGTCCCAGCTGCTCTTGAGAATGTCAGGTTGAGCAGTCCTGAAAGAGCCCAAAGGAAACGTAGGTCCCCCATGGAGAACAGAGCGGCTGGCAGCCCTTCAGAGGAGAAAGCCATGGAGGTGGATGCTCTCAGTCCAACAGCTCCAGTTCAAGAGTCAGCAGCAGCATCTGTTCATGAAATCTCAAACTGTGAAATGATCACAAACAGAGACAAAGATGGCCAGGGGATAACATATATCCATGATACCATGCATAATGCCTCCAGCAAACAGACTAATGAGCATTATGTCAAGAAGAAGATCAAAATCTCAACAGAAGCAACAGAGGGAATTAAGGAAAACAGACAGGCTGGAAGAAGGGAAGAGATAATGAATGAGAGTGGGACTTCCACTGAGAAGATGGAAGTACAGAACACTGTTGATCAGATCATTTccgtgactgaatatgaaaataaaatggacATAACAGACAGACAAATAAGTGAAAAACAATCAGTGAAAGTGAACAAAAGTGCCTCAAAAGAATCAAAGAGAATTCAGGGTGCTCAGACTGCCTCAGTGTCTGAATCTAGAAACAAAATGGACAAAACAGACACAAGAAAAGGTGAAAAAACTTCAGCACACATGAGCAAAAGTGTCTCAGAAGAATCCAAAATAGCTCAGGGTGCTCAGATTACATCAGCAACAGAATCTAAAATCAAAATGgacaaagcaactgagaaaaagtcagagagagagaaagaaatggtcTCAGAAAAAACAAAGGGAGCTCAGGGTGTTCAGATGACTGAATCAAGAATTAAAATggacataaaaacaaacaagaatcAAAAATTCTCAGTGAATGCAAACAAAAGTTTTTCAGGTGAACCAGAGAGAGCTCAGGGTGCTCATATTGCCTCTGAATCAAGAAACAAAATTGGCATAACagttacaaaaacaaatgaaaaactgcCAGTAAAAGTATGCAAAAGTGCCTTAGAAGAATCGAAGAGAGCTCACCATGCCTCAGTAACTGAATCTAGAAACAAAATGGACATAACAgtcaaaaaaatgaatgaaaaacagtCAGAGAAAGTGAACAAAGGTGTCTCAGAAGAACCAAAGAGTGCTCAGATTGTCTCAGTGACTGAATCAAGTAGCAAAATGGACATAAAAGAcacaaaaaagaatgaaaaacagTCAGAGAAAGTCAATAAAAGTGTATCGGAAGAATCAAAGAGAGCTCAGGGTGTTCAGATTGTCACAGTGACTGAATCAAGTAACAATATTGACATAACAGacaccaaaaaaaattataaacagtcAGAGAAAGCGAAGGAACGTTCCTCAGAATCAAAGAGAGTTCAAAAGCCCATTACAACCCAGAAACGACTTCCACTGAAGTTTTCCATGACAACCCAGACGAACAAGGTGTTTGAGAACACAAAGCTAACTAAATCAACTGACAATGGGACATCAAACCTCCAACCTCAGGCTCTAGATACTATCCAGAACTGTAATCCAAGAGTTACAGACAACAAGTTCGTGGATTTAGATGACCACAGGAATAAAACTCCAGTAGGTACATATGTGAGGATCTTTCCTCATTCCTGTGGTGGAGATGACGTCAATGTGGACACAGGGGAGAGGAATGCGTCTGCATGCTCTCTTAGGAGCTTG TCTGCAGGTAATACTTGCCCTCAACCCACAGAGCCACCAATTTGTGGAGACGTTCCTCCTTTTCACAAGGAAGCACACACGGATATAAAGCAGCCACCCTCATTAATACACGAGGTCACTGCGAGTGTTACGGAAACACTCAGTTCCTGCCACCTTGCATCACAGGGAAAGAAGCTGAGAACAGGTGATCAGTCTGTCGCATCAACAAAGAGCAGTACACTTGTCAGTGAGCTTCAAAACACTCAGCCGAGTGAGAAAATCTCCTCAGGTCATATTTCACACATGCTTCAAGATGGCCAAGTCACTACAGCTATGAGTTCCTCATTAGGAGATGACACATTAACTAACATGTGTGAGAAGGATAGCAAATCTGAAAGCCGACTTATCAACGAGTCTGATAAACTAAAAGGTGAAACAAAATTTGCATCTGTTTCTAaagaaaaatcaactgcaaactCAAACCATTTCACAAATCAAGTCATTGTCACAGAATTTGTACAATTTCACACGACAAACTCAGATGTGTTGCAACCACAGACCATGAATGACTCATCAATCTCTAATGTTCAAATGAAAGATAATAAGGCCCAAGAGTGGCAGAGCACTTGCCTTGAATCTACAGACAATGTTGCTAAAGTGGACATACAGGAACAGTCTAATGTAACCATATCTGAACTACCCATATTAACTCATCAAAAAGCCAAGGATCATTCTGGCCCCTCTACATTCCTCTCCCAACGTTCAAAGGTTTTACCCACAGAATTTACCATTCCCACAATATATATAACAGATGTGGACAGCACATCTCAAAATAGTACAGAAACAGAACATACTGTAGATGCTGTTGAAACCAGAACTGAAATGAATACAGTTACCGCTAATGTGACAAATAGCAACACAATCATGCAAGTTGGTAATATATCTGAATGCACAGAAACCACAAACAAAACCACAGCTGTTTTGGAATCTGAAAGTCTGCGTGATGAAAAGCTTGATTTTTCCCCGCATTCACAACACCCCAAAGTCAACAAGCCTCATCAACAGCCACTAACCCAAGAAAAACTGATTCAAGGACCTGAATCAAGTCACTGTGTCACTGACTTTGTTGCATCAGACTTAATTAGATTGAAAGATGTCACTATGCAACATAACTCTGCTGACAAAATCATAAAGACCAATGAAGCTGACTTAGCTGAAAACTTCATAAAACAATTGAAGTTGGCTGCATTAGACCTTGATCTAAGTACTACAGACAAGATTAATGCTGCACCACATTTAAATGTGAAAGAAAATCTTAAATGTGGCGAGGAAGTAAATTTTGCAGTGACAGAGCTCAATACCTGTAAGGTAACAATTCCATCAAAGACTACAGACCAGGTCTTCAACACTACTGCTGTCCACAGTGAGCTTGCCACCAAGACCGATCAGAAGACTACATTACCCAGGATTAAAACAGAGAAGAGTGAAACAGGAATGACCGTATGTTTTGAAGAAGCAAAAAGAGATTCATATCAGGGGGACAATTTATCTTTGAAGACACAACCTGCATCTCTAGTACAGTCAGTAAGTAATTCACCATCGAAGACATCATTGGAAACACACTCCCCTTGTTTCACCCGGAGGACTGTCCAGGCTGACCTCCCCAAACCTGCAGGAAATGAGAATGTTAAGCCCAAATCAGcagagaaggagaaagaaaaCCAATTCAAAG TCCCACAGGTTATCCGTAAAATCCGACCAGAGGTGTTTGATGCCTCTGGGCATCTGAAACTCTGGTGTCAGTTTTTCAACATAGTAAGTGACTCAACAATAAAATGGTACAAGGATGAAGTGGAAATTGCTGAGATAAAAAGAAG TGCAGGAGATGAGACTCAAGTGTGCTTGGCTATTATACAGATGTCCAAAAGAGACTGTGGTGTTTACAGATGCACCATTACCAATGAATATGGCAAAGATTTCACAGAGTATCTTCTTAGCACAGAGT TTCTGTCCAATATGTTCCTGCGTCAGGAGCTCaaggaag TTGGGGAGGAGATTGAGATGACTCCTCTGATCTTCAGTAAAGGTCTTGCTGATGCAGGCTGCTGGGGTTCAAAGTTCTACGGCCGTGTCACAACAGAAGAAGCTCAGGTTGGCCTGGGATGTGAGCACAAAACCAGATGGCTGAAAGTGATCTACGGATTAGATCCTGTGTTTGAGTCAGGCAGCTCATGTTTTATGAAAGTGCGAAGTCCTATTGCATATGAGAGCAGAGAGGAGACTGTCTTGGCTGAAAGGAATCTTCAAATCACAAAACAG GACTGCAGAATTCAGAACATGGCTAGAGAGTACTTCAAGATCTTTGCTACAGAGACAAGAGtgatagagagctttggtgcagCACTGGA GGTAATCCCTCTATACTTCATGTACTTGCCAGCGAGCAGTATTCCTTATGCAACAGTGGAGGCAGAGCTTAAGGGTGTCTATTTGCGGTATTGTGGACTGGATCGCTCCGGGTCACTGGTATTTAATGAGAAGTTAGAAGTGGCACAAAAGTGTTCTTGTCTCCAGCACTGGATCTACCAGTGGACCAGTGGAAATGTGCTGTTCTCCAGACTTGAGG GAGTTGATACAATACTGACAAATATCGGAATAGCAGTCAGGTCAAAGGGGTGGGTATCTGTTAGTACTTGTAAAACAATTCATTCAGGCTTTTTGATGGTGATATTCATTCTACTGCATCCAATACTTACACATGGTAATTACACTGCTTTCAGAAGTTTCAGTGCcattctttttaaagaaaaaaatcatatttacataaatgctgttcttttgaaagttgtcctgaaaaatgtatgtatcacagtttccataaataTATTGAGCAACAAAACCGTtgttaactgtaataataatatgaaatgtttcttaaacacctAG
- the alpk3b gene encoding titin homolog isoform X1 encodes MSSRRLLNRSLSSDGRSSYGGSDISSQNRRAGCRSYLSSVRSESRSTLCSVMAQLTEEIQPSFETTFKSKAVSEDTNVKFSCVVSGTPLEKVIPLWNKLSKLPVPLSLILTVTFAGHPVPEVTWYKDDEQLDRYCGLPKYEISRDDKTHTLQIYNCTLEDAAIYQASAQNSRGIVSCSGVLEVGTMSEYKIHQNYFAKLKLRNENRRREQEEPSNAGKENVPAALENVRLSSPERAQRKRRSPMENRAAGSPSEEKAMEVDALSPTAPVQESAAASVHEISNCEMITNRDKDGQGITYIHDTMHNASSKQTNEHYVKKKIKISTEATEGIKENRQAGRREEIMNESGTSTEKMEVQNTVDQIISVTEYENKMDITDRQISEKQSVKVNKSASKESKRIQGAQTASVSESRNKMDKTDTRKGEKTSAHMSKSVSEESKIAQGAQITSATESKIKMDKATEKKSEREKEMVSEKTKGAQGVQMTESRIKMDIKTNKNQKFSVNANKSFSGEPERAQGAHIASESRNKIGITVTKTNEKLPVKVCKSALEESKRAHHASVTESRNKMDITVKKMNEKQSEKVNKGVSEEPKSAQIVSVTESSSKMDIKDTKKNEKQSEKVNKSVSEESKRAQGVQIVTVTESSNNIDITDTKKNYKQSEKAKERSSESKRVQKPITTQKRLPLKFSMTTQTNKVFENTKLTKSTDNGTSNLQPQALDTIQNCNPRVTDNKFVDLDDHRNKTPVGTYVRIFPHSCGGDDVNVDTGERNASACSLRSLSAGNTCPQPTEPPICGDVPPFHKEAHTDIKQPPSLIHEVTASVTETLSSCHLASQGKKLRTGDQSVASTKSSTLVSELQNTQPSEKISSGHISHMLQDGQVTTAMSSSLGDDTLTNMCEKDSKSESRLINESDKLKGETKFASVSKEKSTANSNHFTNQVIVTEFVQFHTTNSDVLQPQTMNDSSISNVQMKDNKAQEWQSTCLESTDNVAKVDIQEQSNVTISELPILTHQKAKDHSGPSTFLSQRSKVLPTEFTIPTIYITDVDSTSQNSTETEHTVDAVETRTEMNTVTANVTNSNTIMQVGNISECTETTNKTTAVLESESLRDEKLDFSPHSQHPKVNKPHQQPLTQEKLIQGPESSHCVTDFVASDLIRLKDVTMQHNSADKIIKTNEADLAENFIKQLKLAALDLDLSTTDKINAAPHLNVKENLKCGEEVNFAVTELNTCKVTIPSKTTDQVFNTTAVHSELATKTDQKTTLPRIKTEKSETGMTVCFEEAKRDSYQGDNLSLKTQPASLVQSVSNSPSKTSLETHSPCFTRRTVQADLPKPAGNENVKPKSAEKEKENQFKVPQVIRKIRPEVFDASGHLKLWCQFFNIVSDSTIKWYKDEVEIAEIKRSAGDETQVCLAIIQMSKRDCGVYRCTITNEYGKDFTEYLLSTEFLSNMFLRQELKEVGEEIEMTPLIFSKGLADAGCWGSKFYGRVTTEEAQVGLGCEHKTRWLKVIYGLDPVFESGSSCFMKVRSPIAYESREETVLAERNLQITKQDCRIQNMAREYFKIFATETRVIESFGAALEVIPLYFMYLPASSIPYATVEAELKGVYLRYCGLDRSGSLVFNEKLEVAQKCSCLQHWIYQWTSGNVLFSRLEGVDTILTNIGIAVRSKGWVSVSTCKTIHSGFLMVIFILLHPILTHGNYTAFRSFSAILFKEKNHIYINAVLLKVVLKNVCITVSINILSNKTVVNCNNNMKCFLNT; translated from the exons ATGAGTTCCAGAAGGCTGCTGAACCGTTCGCTCTCAAGTGATGGAAGATCTTCCTACGGTGGCAGTGATATCAGCTCTCAGAATAGAAGAGCTGGCTGTAGGAGCTACCTGAGCAGTGTTCGATCTGAAAGCAG AAGCACTCTCTGCAGTGTCATGGCCCAATTAACTGAGGAGATACAGCCATCATTTGAGACCACATTCAAATCCAAAGCTGTGTCTGAAGACACTAACGTCAAGTTCAGCTGTGTGGTCTCAGGTACTCCATTAGAGAAAGTGATTCCATTGTGGAACAAGTTGTCCAAACTTCCTGTTCCCCTGTCTTTAATTTTAACCGTCACATTTGCAGGCCACCCAGTCCCTGAGGTGACGTGGTACAAAGATGATGAACAGCTGGACAGATACTGCGGCCTTCCTAAATATGAAATTTCACGTGATGACAAGACGCATACACTCCAGATATACAA CTGTACTCTGGAGGATGCTGCAATTTACCAAGCATCAGCACAGAACAGTCGAGGCATCGTGTCATGTTCAGGGGTCTTGGAGGTGGGAACAATGAGTGAGTACAAGATTCATCAAAATTACTTTGCAAAGCTTAAACTGCGAAATGAGAACCGGCGTCGAGAGCAGGAGGAGCCCAGCAATGCAGGCAAAGAGAATGTCCCAGCTGCTCTTGAGAATGTCAGGTTGAGCAGTCCTGAAAGAGCCCAAAGGAAACGTAGGTCCCCCATGGAGAACAGAGCGGCTGGCAGCCCTTCAGAGGAGAAAGCCATGGAGGTGGATGCTCTCAGTCCAACAGCTCCAGTTCAAGAGTCAGCAGCAGCATCTGTTCATGAAATCTCAAACTGTGAAATGATCACAAACAGAGACAAAGATGGCCAGGGGATAACATATATCCATGATACCATGCATAATGCCTCCAGCAAACAGACTAATGAGCATTATGTCAAGAAGAAGATCAAAATCTCAACAGAAGCAACAGAGGGAATTAAGGAAAACAGACAGGCTGGAAGAAGGGAAGAGATAATGAATGAGAGTGGGACTTCCACTGAGAAGATGGAAGTACAGAACACTGTTGATCAGATCATTTccgtgactgaatatgaaaataaaatggacATAACAGACAGACAAATAAGTGAAAAACAATCAGTGAAAGTGAACAAAAGTGCCTCAAAAGAATCAAAGAGAATTCAGGGTGCTCAGACTGCCTCAGTGTCTGAATCTAGAAACAAAATGGACAAAACAGACACAAGAAAAGGTGAAAAAACTTCAGCACACATGAGCAAAAGTGTCTCAGAAGAATCCAAAATAGCTCAGGGTGCTCAGATTACATCAGCAACAGAATCTAAAATCAAAATGgacaaagcaactgagaaaaagtcagagagagagaaagaaatggtcTCAGAAAAAACAAAGGGAGCTCAGGGTGTTCAGATGACTGAATCAAGAATTAAAATggacataaaaacaaacaagaatcAAAAATTCTCAGTGAATGCAAACAAAAGTTTTTCAGGTGAACCAGAGAGAGCTCAGGGTGCTCATATTGCCTCTGAATCAAGAAACAAAATTGGCATAACagttacaaaaacaaatgaaaaactgcCAGTAAAAGTATGCAAAAGTGCCTTAGAAGAATCGAAGAGAGCTCACCATGCCTCAGTAACTGAATCTAGAAACAAAATGGACATAACAgtcaaaaaaatgaatgaaaaacagtCAGAGAAAGTGAACAAAGGTGTCTCAGAAGAACCAAAGAGTGCTCAGATTGTCTCAGTGACTGAATCAAGTAGCAAAATGGACATAAAAGAcacaaaaaagaatgaaaaacagTCAGAGAAAGTCAATAAAAGTGTATCGGAAGAATCAAAGAGAGCTCAGGGTGTTCAGATTGTCACAGTGACTGAATCAAGTAACAATATTGACATAACAGacaccaaaaaaaattataaacagtcAGAGAAAGCGAAGGAACGTTCCTCAGAATCAAAGAGAGTTCAAAAGCCCATTACAACCCAGAAACGACTTCCACTGAAGTTTTCCATGACAACCCAGACGAACAAGGTGTTTGAGAACACAAAGCTAACTAAATCAACTGACAATGGGACATCAAACCTCCAACCTCAGGCTCTAGATACTATCCAGAACTGTAATCCAAGAGTTACAGACAACAAGTTCGTGGATTTAGATGACCACAGGAATAAAACTCCAGTAGGTACATATGTGAGGATCTTTCCTCATTCCTGTGGTGGAGATGACGTCAATGTGGACACAGGGGAGAGGAATGCGTCTGCATGCTCTCTTAGGAGCTTG TCTGCAGGTAATACTTGCCCTCAACCCACAGAGCCACCAATTTGTGGAGACGTTCCTCCTTTTCACAAGGAAGCACACACGGATATAAAGCAGCCACCCTCATTAATACACGAGGTCACTGCGAGTGTTACGGAAACACTCAGTTCCTGCCACCTTGCATCACAGGGAAAGAAGCTGAGAACAGGTGATCAGTCTGTCGCATCAACAAAGAGCAGTACACTTGTCAGTGAGCTTCAAAACACTCAGCCGAGTGAGAAAATCTCCTCAGGTCATATTTCACACATGCTTCAAGATGGCCAAGTCACTACAGCTATGAGTTCCTCATTAGGAGATGACACATTAACTAACATGTGTGAGAAGGATAGCAAATCTGAAAGCCGACTTATCAACGAGTCTGATAAACTAAAAGGTGAAACAAAATTTGCATCTGTTTCTAaagaaaaatcaactgcaaactCAAACCATTTCACAAATCAAGTCATTGTCACAGAATTTGTACAATTTCACACGACAAACTCAGATGTGTTGCAACCACAGACCATGAATGACTCATCAATCTCTAATGTTCAAATGAAAGATAATAAGGCCCAAGAGTGGCAGAGCACTTGCCTTGAATCTACAGACAATGTTGCTAAAGTGGACATACAGGAACAGTCTAATGTAACCATATCTGAACTACCCATATTAACTCATCAAAAAGCCAAGGATCATTCTGGCCCCTCTACATTCCTCTCCCAACGTTCAAAGGTTTTACCCACAGAATTTACCATTCCCACAATATATATAACAGATGTGGACAGCACATCTCAAAATAGTACAGAAACAGAACATACTGTAGATGCTGTTGAAACCAGAACTGAAATGAATACAGTTACCGCTAATGTGACAAATAGCAACACAATCATGCAAGTTGGTAATATATCTGAATGCACAGAAACCACAAACAAAACCACAGCTGTTTTGGAATCTGAAAGTCTGCGTGATGAAAAGCTTGATTTTTCCCCGCATTCACAACACCCCAAAGTCAACAAGCCTCATCAACAGCCACTAACCCAAGAAAAACTGATTCAAGGACCTGAATCAAGTCACTGTGTCACTGACTTTGTTGCATCAGACTTAATTAGATTGAAAGATGTCACTATGCAACATAACTCTGCTGACAAAATCATAAAGACCAATGAAGCTGACTTAGCTGAAAACTTCATAAAACAATTGAAGTTGGCTGCATTAGACCTTGATCTAAGTACTACAGACAAGATTAATGCTGCACCACATTTAAATGTGAAAGAAAATCTTAAATGTGGCGAGGAAGTAAATTTTGCAGTGACAGAGCTCAATACCTGTAAGGTAACAATTCCATCAAAGACTACAGACCAGGTCTTCAACACTACTGCTGTCCACAGTGAGCTTGCCACCAAGACCGATCAGAAGACTACATTACCCAGGATTAAAACAGAGAAGAGTGAAACAGGAATGACCGTATGTTTTGAAGAAGCAAAAAGAGATTCATATCAGGGGGACAATTTATCTTTGAAGACACAACCTGCATCTCTAGTACAGTCAGTAAGTAATTCACCATCGAAGACATCATTGGAAACACACTCCCCTTGTTTCACCCGGAGGACTGTCCAGGCTGACCTCCCCAAACCTGCAGGAAATGAGAATGTTAAGCCCAAATCAGcagagaaggagaaagaaaaCCAATTCAAAG TCCCACAGGTTATCCGTAAAATCCGACCAGAGGTGTTTGATGCCTCTGGGCATCTGAAACTCTGGTGTCAGTTTTTCAACATAGTAAGTGACTCAACAATAAAATGGTACAAGGATGAAGTGGAAATTGCTGAGATAAAAAGAAG TGCAGGAGATGAGACTCAAGTGTGCTTGGCTATTATACAGATGTCCAAAAGAGACTGTGGTGTTTACAGATGCACCATTACCAATGAATATGGCAAAGATTTCACAGAGTATCTTCTTAGCACAGAGT TTCTGTCCAATATGTTCCTGCGTCAGGAGCTCaaggaag TTGGGGAGGAGATTGAGATGACTCCTCTGATCTTCAGTAAAGGTCTTGCTGATGCAGGCTGCTGGGGTTCAAAGTTCTACGGCCGTGTCACAACAGAAGAAGCTCAGGTTGGCCTGGGATGTGAGCACAAAACCAGATGGCTGAAAGTGATCTACGGATTAGATCCTGTGTTTGAGTCAGGCAGCTCATGTTTTATGAAAGTGCGAAGTCCTATTGCATATGAGAGCAGAGAGGAGACTGTCTTGGCTGAAAGGAATCTTCAAATCACAAAACAG GACTGCAGAATTCAGAACATGGCTAGAGAGTACTTCAAGATCTTTGCTACAGAGACAAGAGtgatagagagctttggtgcagCACTGGA GGTAATCCCTCTATACTTCATGTACTTGCCAGCGAGCAGTATTCCTTATGCAACAGTGGAGGCAGAGCTTAAGGGTGTCTATTTGCGGTATTGTGGACTGGATCGCTCCGGGTCACTGGTATTTAATGAGAAGTTAGAAGTGGCACAAAAGTGTTCTTGTCTCCAGCACTGGATCTACCAGTGGACCAGTGGAAATGTGCTGTTCTCCAGACTTGAGG GAGTTGATACAATACTGACAAATATCGGAATAGCAGTCAGGTCAAAGGGGTGGGTATCTGTTAGTACTTGTAAAACAATTCATTCAGGCTTTTTGATGGTGATATTCATTCTACTGCATCCAATACTTACACATGGTAATTACACTGCTTTCAGAAGTTTCAGTGCcattctttttaaagaaaaaaatcatatttacataaatgctgttcttttgaaagttgtcctgaaaaatgtatgtatcacagtttccataaataTATTGAGCAACAAAACCGTtgttaactgtaataataatatgaaatgtttcttaaacacctAG